One window from the genome of bacterium encodes:
- a CDS encoding pyridoxine 5'-phosphate synthase has product MPRLSVNVDHVATLRQLRGTRYPDPVFAAYLAELGGADGITIHLRQDRRHIQDRDLAILRQTVSTHLTLEMAPMEAMVQIALKYLPDMVTLVPERTGEQTTERGFNLESERTIVEPFIGRLQDGGIAVSLFIDPSEDNIRYAAEMGADFVELNTTYYAEADSFEREIEELDRIDRMANLAAKLKLGVAVGHALDYRNVVNIAAIEAVEEFSIGHSIVSRAVYVGFERAVREMKEIIERAAKK; this is encoded by the coding sequence ATGCCGAGGCTTTCAGTTAATGTTGACCATGTAGCAACATTAAGACAATTAAGGGGAACGCGTTATCCCGACCCCGTTTTTGCAGCATACCTTGCCGAGCTCGGCGGCGCCGATGGAATAACTATTCACCTAAGACAAGACAGACGTCACATACAAGATCGCGATCTTGCAATCCTAAGGCAAACAGTCTCAACCCATCTTACGCTTGAGATGGCTCCTATGGAAGCTATGGTCCAAATAGCCCTTAAGTATTTGCCAGATATGGTGACATTGGTTCCTGAAAGAACTGGAGAACAAACAACTGAACGGGGATTTAATCTGGAAAGCGAGAGAACGATAGTTGAGCCGTTCATAGGGAGGCTTCAGGATGGGGGTATTGCTGTGAGCCTTTTTATTGATCCATCCGAGGATAACATTAGGTATGCCGCAGAGATGGGGGCAGATTTTGTGGAGCTTAACACGACCTACTATGCCGAAGCTGATTCCTTCGAGCGCGAAATCGAGGAGCTTGACAGGATAGATAGGATGGCTAACCTTGCTGCAAAACTGAAGCTTGGGGTAGCGGTGGGGCATGCGCTGGATTATCGTAATGTGGTTAATATCGCTGCCATAGAGGCTGTCGAGGAATTTTCTATCGGGCACTCCATAGTTAGCAGAGCCGTTTATGTTGGGTTTGAGCGCGCAGTAAGAGAAATGAAAGAGATTATAGAGCGCGCAGCTAAAAAATGA
- the pgsB gene encoding poly-gamma-glutamate synthase PgsB has product MAQIVISVLVVLVLLWWIFEYHRHNRFLEQIPVRIHINGSRGKSSVTRLIGGALRQAGIKVVTKTTGTNARFIYPDGNEEPIVRTGPADIKEQRWVVRKTAKLGAEALVTECMAIDPELQWILQHKFIKAPIAVITNVREDHLDVMGPTIDDVADALCGVMPEGGVCFTAESKLFNKLEDNAKSLRCKLIYVSPDLVSDDEMKQFSYIEHKENVALALAVAQHLGIGRNIALQGMWSCNPDPGVLRIFKVQVGDCIIEFANAFAANDPQSTLMIWNMIRERISKDARVVVIANSRKDRPQRAMQIPDVMHKIPAEKYIIVGTLTRPIVLKLRKLGVEGEKVWEFPEGKPEEIIRFISDLGDKVFVFAMGNIGGVGHRIVDYIESMVKAGKTNIGGMK; this is encoded by the coding sequence ATGGCACAGATAGTTATATCAGTTCTTGTAGTTTTGGTGCTTTTATGGTGGATTTTTGAGTATCATCGCCATAATCGGTTTCTTGAGCAAATACCAGTCCGCATTCATATCAACGGTAGTCGTGGTAAATCCTCGGTTACGAGGCTTATAGGTGGAGCATTGCGTCAGGCTGGGATTAAAGTGGTGACGAAAACCACAGGAACCAATGCCCGATTCATATACCCTGATGGGAATGAAGAGCCAATAGTGAGGACAGGACCTGCTGATATTAAAGAGCAACGATGGGTGGTAAGGAAAACCGCAAAACTTGGTGCTGAGGCACTGGTAACCGAATGTATGGCTATCGACCCTGAGCTTCAATGGATTCTGCAGCACAAATTTATAAAAGCTCCGATAGCTGTGATAACTAATGTTCGGGAGGATCATCTTGATGTTATGGGACCCACTATCGATGATGTTGCCGATGCACTCTGCGGAGTTATGCCTGAGGGAGGAGTTTGTTTTACTGCTGAAAGTAAACTTTTTAATAAGCTCGAGGACAACGCCAAATCTTTGCGATGCAAGTTAATTTATGTTTCGCCCGATCTGGTGAGCGATGACGAAATGAAACAGTTTAGCTACATCGAGCACAAAGAAAATGTTGCGTTGGCGCTTGCCGTCGCTCAGCATCTCGGTATCGGGCGGAATATTGCTCTTCAAGGAATGTGGAGTTGCAATCCAGACCCCGGTGTGTTAAGAATATTCAAAGTCCAAGTTGGCGATTGTATTATTGAGTTTGCGAACGCGTTCGCAGCCAATGACCCACAATCGACTCTTATGATATGGAATATGATAAGAGAGCGAATTTCAAAAGATGCTAGAGTAGTAGTTATTGCTAATTCTCGTAAGGACCGCCCTCAGCGGGCAATGCAAATACCTGATGTTATGCACAAAATTCCCGCAGAAAAATATATTATAGTCGGCACGCTTACAAGGCCAATCGTTTTGAAACTAAGGAAGCTCGGAGTCGAGGGGGAAAAGGTTTGGGAGTTTCCCGAAGGGAAGCCTGAGGAGATAATAAGATTCATAAGCGATTTAGGTGACAAGGTTTTCGTTTTCGCCATGGGGAATATCGGAGGTGTTGGACA